The following is a genomic window from Candidatus Nezhaarchaeota archaeon.
TAAGCTTCGCCACAACCCAGCCCTTGTCCTCAGCCCAGAGGGCCTAGGCGTCAGCTTGAGACCCAGGCGCCCCCCCTCTCAGTAACCTCCTTCTTCCATATTGCGGCCTCTCGCTTGACTGCCTCGAGCACCTCCTCGGCAGCCTTGAAGGCCTCGTGCCTATGGCTAGCAGCTACAGCTATTAGCACAGTGTCTTCGCCCGGCTCTACCTCGTCGACCACGTGGTATATCAAGACCTCCCTAACCCCGGGCACGCTCCTCACCACTCTCTCCCTTATCTTACCCAGGGCCTCAATCGCGCCTTCCTCGTAGGCCTCGTAGGCTAGCTTAAGGACCCTTGAGCCATCGCGGCCGGCGGAGCGAACCACTCCGTTAAACACTACTATCGCCCCGCAGTCTCCGTACCTAGCCAGCGGCCTAAGAGCCTCGATTAAGTCTTGAGCCCTCACCTCCCCCTTCTTCACCAACCCTACCCCGCTCACGCTCTACTCACCTAGCACCTCCACTATGACCCTCCTACCCCTAGGTCCGTCCAGCTCGACGAAGAATACGTTCTGCCACGCCCCCCTCACGAGCCTACCGTCCTTAACCGGGAAGACCCTGGAGGAGCCTATGAAGGCTGAGGCTAAGTGGGCGTCGGCGTTGTCGTCGACACGGTCGTGCTCCCAGCCCGCCCCGCGTGGGTAGTCTTGCTGTAGCTTAGAAAGCATGTCTTTCAGTAGCCCAGCTTCGTTCTCATTAGCTACGATGGCCGCCGTGGCGTGGGGGGCGTGGATTAGGCAAAGGCCATTAACCACCTTGCTCTCAGCTATAGCTAGCTCTACTTCACTCGTCACGTCCACTAGCTCCGTGCGCTTAGAAGTAGTTAGCCTAAGCTCCTTAAAGAATACCTTCAGCCCAGCCACCCCCTAGTTCTCGGTGAGACATCATCGTTG
Proteins encoded in this region:
- a CDS encoding molybdenum cofactor biosynthesis protein MoaE, encoding MSGVGLVKKGEVRAQDLIEALRPLARYGDCGAIVVFNGVVRSAGRDGSRVLKLAYEAYEEGAIEALGKIRERVVRSVPGVREVLIYHVVDEVEPGEDTVLIAVAASHRHEAFKAAEEVLEAVKREAAIWKKEVTERGGAWVSS
- a CDS encoding secondary thiamine-phosphate synthase enzyme YjbQ; its protein translation is MKVFFKELRLTTSKRTELVDVTSEVELAIAESKVVNGLCLIHAPHATAAIVANENEAGLLKDMLSKLQQDYPRGAGWEHDRVDDNADAHLASAFIGSSRVFPVKDGRLVRGAWQNVFFVELDGPRGRRVIVEVLGE